The window AACAGCTAACATACATAACAGTGCATAGCCAACCATGTAATCCATCCAACCAAAGAAACCAAGTGCTACCAATCACCTTGCACaccatgaaacaaacaaatcgATACCTAAACACTAATCAGGCAACCTATCGCAAGTTGCACTACCATTACCAAAGAATTGCCTAAGATTACAGTTGCTAAATTTTGATAGCCATGCGAGTTAGTAGACCTAATTAAGTTGCAAATCATGTCCGCAAAACACTGTTGGGCACATCGCAATGAATCACCGCTGGAAATGGAGGAACATGGAAAACAAATCGCATCTGAAGCAGTGTAATTCCCAAACAAAACTTCAACCAGATCTATCCTTGGCATGACTTCATAACACATGAGCATCATCATGTCTTAATTTTAAACTCAATACTAACAACCAAGTCTTCATGGACACAGATACCAAAAAAAGCAGATATAGATTAACGGATGATAGCAAGAACAAGAAGGCGCGCCTAGAAGCGGAGCTTGGTGAAGAACCACCTGTTCTTGCCGGTCTTGAACCTCTCCTCGAGGCGAGCCTTGGCGGCCTTGCAGGCGGCCACCTTCTTGTCGCGGGTGGCGAGGGCGTCGGGTCCCCCGGAGGCCACGTCCTTGAAGTCGACGTCGAGGGTGTAGCGGGTGGGCATGATGTGGGTGAAGTTGACGAGCTTGAGGAAGCACTTGACCCTCGACTTCTTCGCCGTCTTCTTCGCCGAGTCCTTGCGGATCACCTTCTTCGGGTACttggcgaggccggcgacgaggcagTGGCCGTAGGGGCGGTCACGGGTGCCCTCCTCGAACACGCGCACGATCACCGCCTTCCGCCCCGCGTACCGCCCCTGCAGCAGGATCACCGCCTTCCCCGGCTTCAGGAACTTCACCATCGCGGCGGCTTGGTACGGAtctccttctccttcgccggtgtggttggtcgccgccgccgccgccgccgccgagctcacctctgctgctgctgcgccgccgccggatggTGTTAGGGTTCGCGGAGAGGGGAGGGTTTTATAGTCGGGATGCGGCGAGGCTAGGGTTTGAGGTGGGGAACGAATGGCGGATTTGCCCCTGGGTTGCGGATCGTTGGATGTGAATCGGACGGGTGTTTCCTGGGTAAGTTGGTGGTGGGGCCGAGGTGGCAGTGGGAGATTGAAGGGCGAGTGGAGGGGGTAAAATGGGGAAGGTTGAGCGGGTGCGCTGAGATGGGCTTTGGGCGGAGAAATAGGCCCAATAAGACCCATATAGGCCGACCTATCGGTCTGGCCCACTTGTCGGACGGACGGCCTTTCGGCGCCTGTTAGCAAAGCAGCAGTGGTTATGTACAGATTATTTGAAAGAGTACTGCTATATATACGACTCAGGTGGTGATTGAATCTTCTAAAGATGAAgttgaagattaagtgttttacgcaaAATGAGGTGGTAATAATGTGTgtttaattgagttttaattactacaaacttgaaaaatggattaatctgatattttataacaactttcatatagaaagttttcgcacgaaacgcaccgtttagcagtttgaaatgcGTACCGCGAAAATCCAAAACTTCATCTAGTCTTTGTAGAGGAAACGAATGTGGCCTCAATTGTACAACTCATATATATAACTAGATATATGCAACGATAGATTAATCGAAGGAGAGCATGTTCATATGCACTGCAACCTTTTACAGCCGTCGATCAAATTCAGTCGGATAGTTGGGTCATATGCATAGCAATTTCCTATTTGAAATTAGCATGGCATGTTTAGATAAGTACTAGGAGTATTTGTTTTCTGAATGGCAGATGAATTTAAATTGCTGGAGTCCCAAGATGATGAGATTGCGAGAAGGGTAGGGGATGAAGGCATGAAGCTGCtcgatggttttttttttctttgggtgGTTGTGTGCTAAGCTGAAGTTCTGCTTTTCGATCTGATCTGGGTGGTGATCTGCTTTGGATCACTCTGGGATTGATGTCTATGTTTGTTTTTCTCTTTGCAGTAGTTGATTAGTTGGTTGTAAGATAGTTTTCGTATATGCCTGAAGTCTCCCCCAACTATGGTTGGATGGCACCTGGTCAGGTCGTTTTCGATGTTGTTTTAAATCCTCTGAATTTTTTGTAGCTTCCGTTTCTGGTAATAGAAATGGGGAGAGCTTGGCTCtcctagttaaaaaaaaaaaaaaaaaaaacttctgaaTGATGTCCAGTGGTGTTGGGTTGAACTAGTCAGTGCCACCGATTTTTggtttgaattttagtttgatGTCAGAATCATGTTTATGTACTAGTTCTCcaaaaaatttggtaaggtaaaagtATTTATCGAGCGTTCAGTTTACTATTAACAAACTACGCGAAGCAAACTAGGCTGTTATTTTGCTTGCCTGTCCCTTTGGATGTGCTCAAATTTGTGCCTATATTTGCAGTGTTTCTGATAGGACTTCCCTTCTTTTGTTGAAATAAAACACAAGTTCACAGGAGCTGGAAAAGATCACAAGTTTGTTATGTACTCACATACATGTAAATACCACTGTAAAAGGAGTGAcactgtaaaaaaaatattcgttTCAGTACACATGCACAAACATATGGTTGGTTCGTCAGCTAATTCAGTGCCAGCTCCAAGCTTTGGAATCTCTGAACTGTTGGTAGCATTTTGAGTTCTTGTTCTTCCACCTCCTTGACTTTGTTGCTCCACTTCGCTTTGCTGTTTTCAACTTGTTGGGTTGTCAAACATCCGTTCTACCGGTTTTCCTCTGCTTTGGCACTTCCTTGATGTTTTCGCTTGTTGGAGAAGAGGCGACTCATcttctcttgtttttttttttttttttttttttgctgtctaTACATCTTGTGACAGAAAATCCCACCTCATATCATTCGAATTTTAAACCATtggatatgcttcaagatttATGCAGATCCTTTTAACCCtagctcctctcctcctcctcccgattCAGATcgcacaccaccaccactcctcCGTCCTCGCGcgatcctccgccgccaccgccccaccgcgccgccgcccgcctcgccggaaggggtcaacggcgccggcgagccccctcccccttcccccctcTCCCCGTTCCCTCCTCTCCTCGAGGTGCCCCCGTCCCACCGTCTTCCCTGTCTCCGGCGGCTCCCCGCCACCGGATCCACCACCTCCTAATCTCATGCTTTGTTTGCccctgccgccgacgccggcccaCTGCCTTCCTCCATCcccgcggcttcggcggcgccgccgccgcctcgccgcctgccGGAGTCCACCACCCACCGCCAGTCCTCCGcccacggccatccctctaagccccAAGGAAACCCCCCGCTTCCCCCTCCCTCAACCCCCCTCCTACCCTCACCCcaaccccaaaccctaacccgccGGAGTTGGGGTGTCGCcagcgccggagaagaagggaGCCCAccggagttggaggagagaaGCCGATGCATGAAtcttggcatgaatccaatggTCCAAGATCTGTAAGATTTCTTCCCCAAATTTCATTCGAATGCCATATAGcaatccctttttttttcatctgccTTAGTGGCACAAACAAGAACATGGAGGATCTTTAATGGCATGAGACTATGAGAGTGAACTGTGAATTTTACAGAAGTTTTGATTTGTTACTCGCCTTTCAAGTTTGGCAGAGTAGATCACACAGGTTTAAAAAACCAAGGCTAATAAACCACGACACATTCAAGCAAAATCTCTGTCAGAAACCGTGCAAAACTGAACCTTTTATGTATTACGAAGTTGACATGCTCGGATAGCTTCGGTCTCCTTCAGAcaaaggaacaaaaaaaaattacagcaaTTCTCTGCTTCAAAACATGATAAACCCAATCACCTCCCATGTTATTACTACTAATTATTGTTTAATTTTCCTTTCGCTCTATCTCGAATTCATTCTTCGATTCTAAAGAAAGAAATCGGTGAGAAACCAAACAAACAATACATGAGCCGAGCCGAGGTGAGCGATTCAGTGCCTCCCACGCTTCTTCGCGGGCTtgcagtcgtcgtcgtcatcttcgAAGCCGgacacctcgtcgtcgtcgtcggagtcttcgtcgaggtcgtcgtcgaaCTCCCCGTCGCTTCCCATGGCCTCAAACtcatcgtcctcgtcctcgtcctcgctCTCGCTCACCGCCTTCGCCTTCCGCCCCGCGGCGGCGTACCCTCTCCGCGCGTGCAGCGCCGCGGGGGTCGCGCCCGCGGGGTGGAGCAGGAagcgcgccacggcggcggatggcggcgccgccgctgccaggcGGGGAGCGGCGGGCCCAACGGCGAGATGCGCCGGTGGTGGGCGtggggcggccgcggcgaggcggcggagggcgagggaggcggcgcgctgCATGGTTgggggttggcggcggcggtggcggcggtgggggtgaGTGGGagggtggcggctagggttttggagcGGGATTTGCGCGAGGGCTGGGGATTTTTAATGGCGGGGAAGTGGGAGGGAGCGCGGGCGTGGCTGGAAGATTCCAGAGACCGCAAGCGGCTCCCGCGCTCTACTCTGATGATCTgatctggtcgccgccgccaccggcgtgCGTGTGCCtgctttttcatttttcttttcctattcGGGCTTTGTTGGGCCGGTGAATGCTTGTTGGGCCATTGAAGATCAGGAACAGGTTAGATTGGGGGAATAAGTCCACATTGACTCCCTTcaaagtgacccgaatctaatccatgaccctaaacgGCAAAACCGAATATCTCGACCCCCGAACTATTGGAactggtgcaatttgactcccttggcggttttggagggctgTTTCGCTGACGCGGTGCTGgcgtggcggtgttgacctagtctgtgaggttgacgtggcgcttagatGGCACGGAAGTTGACAGCCACGCAGCGAGCTCGAGCGATGACTCGATGACGTCGTCGTTGCAATGCTGAATGGCGTAGCTTGATGGCGGCCCTCGCCCCTAACCATCTTGACAGGCTCGACATCAGCCATGTCATGAGCCTGCCGCATATGTCGAATCTTGTTGTTGCGATCGGCGAAAAGGCCAGAGTGCCGGATCTTATTGTCGCGGACAGCGGGAGGCAGCGGAGGGAGCAGGGAGCTCGTTCCCCCGGTGAGGACGTTGTGTCGGTGGAGGTGAGGACTAGGggtggaggaggtcgccggcgtgGATCCATAAAGGAGATCGGCTCCGGTCTCCCCCCAGCACCCTTAGGCCACGCCGGCTCCCAGATCTTGGCCCGCTGAAGCCGTCTACCGCCGTCCCCCCGCTCGATCT of the Oryza sativa Japonica Group chromosome 2, ASM3414082v1 genome contains:
- the LOC4329035 gene encoding uncharacterized protein gives rise to the protein MQRAASLALRRLAAAAPRPPPAHLAVGPAAPRLAAAAPPSAAVARFLLHPAGATPAALHARRGYAAAGRKAKAVSESEDEDEDDEFEAMGSDGEFDDDLDEDSDDDDEVSGFEDDDDDCKPAKKRGRH
- the LOC4329034 gene encoding large ribosomal subunit protein eL27x; translated protein: MVKFLKPGKAVILLQGRYAGRKAVIVRVFEEGTRDRPYGHCLVAGLAKYPKKVIRKDSAKKTAKKSRVKCFLKLVNFTHIMPTRYTLDVDFKDVASGGPDALATRDKKVAACKAAKARLEERFKTGKNRWFFTKLRF